The Haloplanus sp. CK5-1 genome contains a region encoding:
- the icd gene encoding isocitrate dehydrogenase (NADP(+)) → MSYDKIEVPDEGDAITFDEETDELDVPSTPIIPVIYGDGIGKDVGPAAQQVLDAAAEATGRSISWMRLYAGESARERYGENLPEDTVEAIREFRVAIKGPLTTPVGSGFRSLNVALRKKLDLYANVRPTYHLDGVPSPVKSPEKMDMVNFRENTEDVYAGIEWEAGTDEVETVREFVEEEMGFDSTIHDGPVGIGLKPISEFGSKRLIREAIDYALENGRDSVTLVHKGNIMKFTEAAFRDWGYELAEEEYGEDVITEDTLWDEYEGEAPEGTVVVKDRIADNMLQQLLTRTEQYDVLAMPNLNGDYLSDAAGAQIGGLGIAPGANLGGGRCLAEPVHGSAPKYAGEDKVNPTAMILSGRIMLEQLGWDDAADLVRDAVEETISSGKVTYDLHRQIEGGTKLATSEYADVVVENIEKLS, encoded by the coding sequence ATGAGCTACGACAAGATCGAAGTTCCCGACGAGGGTGACGCGATCACCTTCGACGAGGAAACCGACGAACTCGACGTTCCCTCGACCCCGATCATCCCCGTCATCTACGGGGACGGGATCGGCAAAGACGTCGGCCCGGCCGCCCAGCAGGTACTCGACGCCGCCGCCGAGGCGACCGGCCGGTCGATCAGTTGGATGCGCCTCTACGCCGGCGAGTCCGCCCGGGAGCGCTACGGCGAGAACCTGCCCGAGGACACCGTCGAGGCGATCCGCGAGTTCCGCGTCGCGATCAAGGGGCCGCTCACGACGCCCGTCGGCTCCGGCTTCCGCTCGCTCAACGTCGCGCTGCGGAAGAAACTCGACCTCTACGCGAACGTCCGCCCGACCTACCACCTCGACGGGGTCCCCTCGCCGGTCAAGAGCCCCGAAAAGATGGACATGGTCAACTTCCGGGAGAACACCGAGGACGTGTACGCCGGCATCGAGTGGGAGGCCGGCACCGACGAGGTGGAGACGGTCCGCGAGTTCGTCGAGGAGGAGATGGGCTTCGACTCGACCATCCACGACGGGCCGGTCGGCATCGGTCTCAAACCCATCTCGGAGTTCGGGAGCAAGCGCCTGATCCGGGAGGCCATCGACTACGCCCTCGAGAACGGCCGCGACTCGGTGACGCTCGTCCACAAGGGCAACATCATGAAGTTCACCGAGGCGGCGTTCCGCGACTGGGGCTACGAACTCGCCGAGGAGGAGTACGGCGAGGACGTCATCACCGAGGACACCCTCTGGGACGAGTACGAGGGCGAGGCGCCCGAGGGAACCGTCGTCGTCAAGGACCGCATCGCCGACAACATGCTCCAGCAACTGCTGACCCGCACCGAGCAGTACGACGTGTTGGCGATGCCGAACCTCAACGGCGACTACCTCTCGGACGCCGCGGGCGCACAGATCGGCGGCCTGGGCATCGCCCCCGGCGCGAACCTGGGCGGCGGGCGCTGTCTGGCCGAACCCGTCCACGGCTCCGCGCCGAAGTACGCCGGCGAGGACAAGGTCAACCCCACCGCGATGATCCTCTCGGGCCGGATCATGCTCGAACAGCTCGGCTGGGACGACGCGGCTGACCTCGTCCGCGACGCCGTCGAGGAGACCATCTCCTCGGGGAAGGTCACCTACGACCTCCACCGACAGATCGAGGGCGGGACGAAACTCGCCACCAGCGAGTACGCCGACGTGGTCGTCGAGAATATCGAGAAGCTCTCCTGA
- a CDS encoding adenylate kinase: MSEPRVLLLGAPGAGKGTQSKRLAEEFGIEHVTTGDALRSNKDMDIGHMDTEYDTPRAYMEAGDLVPDAVVNEIVKTALQSADGYVLDGYPRNLDQAEYLSEITDLDAVVFLDVSQGELVDRLTGRRVCDDCGANYHVEFNPPETEGVCDDCGGELIQRDDDTEDTVRDRLEVYEENTEPVVDHYREAGVLVEVDGEGTPDEVFEAISDVVDDAAN, encoded by the coding sequence ATGAGCGAGCCACGCGTGCTGTTGCTCGGCGCACCGGGAGCGGGCAAAGGAACGCAGAGCAAGCGCCTCGCGGAGGAGTTCGGTATCGAACACGTCACGACGGGCGACGCGCTCCGGTCGAACAAGGACATGGACATCGGGCACATGGACACCGAGTACGACACGCCACGGGCCTACATGGAGGCCGGCGACCTCGTCCCCGACGCGGTCGTCAACGAGATCGTCAAGACGGCCCTGCAGTCCGCCGACGGCTACGTCCTCGACGGCTACCCCCGAAACCTCGATCAGGCCGAGTACCTCTCGGAGATCACCGACCTCGACGCCGTCGTCTTCCTCGACGTGAGTCAGGGGGAACTCGTGGATCGGCTCACCGGACGGCGGGTGTGTGACGACTGCGGGGCCAACTACCACGTCGAGTTCAACCCCCCCGAGACCGAGGGCGTCTGTGACGACTGCGGCGGCGAGTTGATCCAACGCGACGACGACACCGAGGACACCGTCCGCGACCGTCTCGAGGTGTACGAGGAGAACACCGAACCGGTCGTCGACCACTACCGCGAGGCGGGCGTCCTCGTCGAAGTCGACGGCGAAGGGACCCCGGACGAGGTGTTCGAGGCGATCAGCGACGTCGTCGACGACGCGGCGAACTAG
- a CDS encoding DUF106 domain-containing protein, giving the protein MARIEQKVRDLVAADAEMEGVIQTVLDRAEDGEVKWVDVRDDLSSGQWGRLIEKGVLIDGDAGFRLADAEATRDALDTESGAVADIDTGTDSDDESSWSMWDKGAAVFSIALFAGYSWAPMRNVIGSAMNVVLGPLESTLPFYAVVMILAVVTGLYSTILQANLMDSEKMGEYQEQMKKIQEKRKEAKERGDDEALERIQDEQMDAMGDQLGMFKEQFRPMVWIMFLTIPVFLWMYWGVGIRGADAVFDLQPLILPLVGERAWTDGVVGPIQVWIVWYFLCSMGFTQIIRKGLNIDISPTGT; this is encoded by the coding sequence ATGGCACGGATCGAGCAGAAGGTGCGAGACCTCGTCGCGGCCGACGCCGAGATGGAAGGGGTCATCCAGACGGTGCTGGACCGGGCAGAAGACGGCGAGGTCAAGTGGGTCGACGTCCGCGACGACTTATCGAGCGGGCAGTGGGGCCGCCTCATCGAGAAGGGTGTCCTGATCGACGGCGACGCCGGGTTCCGTCTGGCCGACGCCGAGGCGACCCGCGACGCGCTCGACACCGAGAGTGGAGCGGTGGCCGACATCGACACCGGCACCGACTCCGACGACGAGAGTTCGTGGTCGATGTGGGACAAGGGCGCGGCGGTGTTCAGCATCGCCCTCTTCGCCGGCTACTCGTGGGCGCCGATGCGCAACGTCATCGGATCGGCGATGAACGTCGTCCTCGGCCCCCTCGAATCGACGCTTCCCTTCTACGCCGTCGTCATGATCCTCGCCGTCGTGACGGGGCTGTACTCGACGATCCTGCAGGCGAACCTGATGGATTCGGAGAAGATGGGGGAGTACCAAGAGCAGATGAAGAAGATCCAGGAGAAACGCAAGGAGGCGAAGGAGCGCGGCGACGACGAGGCCCTGGAACGAATCCAGGACGAACAGATGGACGCCATGGGCGACCAGTTGGGCATGTTCAAAGAGCAGTTCCGGCCCATGGTGTGGATCATGTTCCTCACCATCCCCGTCTTCCTGTGGATGTACTGGGGCGTCGGCATCAGAGGGGCGGACGCGGTGTTCGACCTCCAACCCCTGATCTTGCCGCTCGTCGGCGAGCGAGCGTGGACCGACGGCGTCGTCGGCCCCATCCAGGTGTGGATCGTCTGGTACTTCCTCTGCTCGATGGGGTTCACACAGATCATCCGCAAGGGGTTGAACATCGACATCAGCCCGACCGGAACGTAG
- the cmk gene encoding (d)CMP kinase, giving the protein MLLTVSGPAGSGKSTTAAGLAETLDLEHISGGDIFRNLADERGYTPVEFNELAEEDDRIDRDLDRRLYEIARDRDGIVLESRLAGWLAGDTADFRLWLDAPRDVRAARIADREGKRVERAREETGRRERSERKRYADYYGIDIDDLSFYDLVVNTARWTAADVLALLTNAVERYDAAADEGRYPVDTVAEFDV; this is encoded by the coding sequence ATGCTACTCACCGTATCCGGACCGGCGGGCAGTGGGAAGAGCACCACTGCCGCCGGCCTCGCGGAGACGCTCGATCTGGAGCACATAAGCGGCGGGGACATCTTCCGCAACCTCGCCGACGAACGGGGGTACACGCCGGTCGAGTTCAACGAACTCGCCGAGGAAGACGACCGAATCGACCGCGACCTCGACCGCCGCCTGTACGAAATCGCACGGGATCGGGACGGGATTGTCCTCGAATCCCGGCTCGCCGGCTGGCTGGCCGGCGACACCGCCGACTTCCGCCTCTGGCTCGACGCCCCGCGGGACGTGCGCGCGGCCCGGATCGCCGACCGCGAAGGGAAACGAGTCGAGCGCGCCCGCGAGGAGACCGGTCGACGCGAGCGGAGCGAGCGGAAACGCTACGCCGACTACTACGGGATCGACATCGACGACCTCTCGTTCTACGACCTCGTCGTGAACACCGCGCGGTGGACCGCCGCCGACGTTCTCGCCCTGCTCACGAACGCCGTCGAACGGTACGACGCCGCCGCCGACGAGGGACGCTATCCCGTCGATACCGTCGCCGAATTCGACGTCTGA
- a CDS encoding RNA-guided pseudouridylation complex pseudouridine synthase subunit Cbf5 yields MRLRAPPGDRDLTARLEFGVVNLDKPPGPSAHQVAGWVRDLAGVDRAAHAGTLDPKVTGCLPIMLGDATRLAPVFLEGRKEYVAVLELHDRRPADLDDVLAEFEGEIYQKPPRKSAVSRRLRTRTIHAIDILETRDRQVLLRIECASGTYVRKLCHDLGLALGTGAHMGHLRRTATDPFDDRDLVTLHDLADALAVAEEGNEGPIREVVAPAERVLGDLPAVTVAPSAAEQVATGAPVYAPGVLNADESDPDALVACYTPDGSAVCLGRRVGDPDADEGLVVDLERVLV; encoded by the coding sequence ATGCGTCTGCGTGCTCCACCGGGCGACCGCGACCTGACTGCTCGCCTCGAGTTCGGCGTCGTCAACCTCGACAAGCCGCCCGGCCCCTCGGCCCACCAGGTCGCCGGCTGGGTCCGCGACCTCGCCGGCGTCGACCGGGCCGCCCACGCCGGCACGCTCGACCCGAAGGTGACGGGTTGTCTCCCGATCATGCTCGGGGACGCGACCCGCCTCGCACCCGTCTTCCTCGAAGGCCGCAAGGAGTACGTGGCCGTCCTCGAACTCCACGACCGGCGGCCGGCCGACCTCGACGACGTGCTCGCCGAGTTCGAGGGCGAGATCTACCAGAAACCGCCCCGGAAGAGCGCCGTCTCCCGCCGGCTCCGAACCCGGACAATACACGCCATCGACATCCTCGAAACACGGGACCGACAGGTCCTCCTCCGGATCGAGTGTGCGAGTGGCACCTACGTCCGAAAGCTCTGTCACGACCTGGGCCTCGCGCTCGGGACCGGTGCACACATGGGCCACCTCCGGCGGACGGCCACCGATCCCTTCGACGACCGCGACCTCGTGACGCTGCACGACCTCGCCGACGCCCTCGCCGTCGCCGAGGAGGGCAACGAGGGACCGATCCGCGAGGTCGTCGCCCCCGCCGAGCGCGTGCTTGGCGACCTGCCGGCGGTCACGGTCGCCCCGAGCGCCGCCGAACAGGTGGCGACCGGCGCACCCGTCTACGCGCCCGGCGTCCTCAACGCCGACGAGAGCGACCCCGACGCGCTGGTCGCCTGCTACACGCCCGACGGATCGGCGGTGTGTCTCGGCCGGCGCGTCGGCGACCCCGACGCCGACGAGGGACTCGTCGTCGACCTCGAACGCGTGCTGGTGTAA
- a CDS encoding bifunctional DNA primase/polymerase: MTSTLSLKEWARILDGDEPPALEVAQRLADARDRSVGTAQDAVYTALERGKLVEEGEGFGGVRLVEDSESEEPSNSTSRNSDNPEPREQNPISETEENSQRASVSRYRSVYLDAVEETGRESWEFVEEGAIQTALDRIGFAELVDNGDLFQIRGWRFVDVSDDGEDPRRRWYYPSGDEPRPEEFRRFHQALTAEAPDGYEPHYFKVQPAGKAPARCGSWKTDEARLTIDEAIEWLRNGGNVGVAGRPDDPLINVDIDDDEATTPADVPTSLRARSRSRTGWHTWYFDHGDEVPNIPTDEYGEVRTDWQYVVAPGSFVASMGEEIPDAADDPGYYTVEDDTDVTEIEYGDLPEVFREAAESVVEEDEDAESVDAWDGDSAAAESSDGRSAVFDIEAADLVQATDAGERFTSIFHDSDTGANMSVSGDKLHCWRHGVAHGGLQALATLSSEASYGCRELGAAHKNSGAGSNKLKGDWRLVWAAWYEAKRRGAVPSDDPVPYRALRGIAVRDGVVDESDLVDRDGETGDIVSDSDDDDSETYRALPSGTYDEVLDHIEDTYGVDPGRDSLNSGRPDSESDPEIQKGIDVTFATEVAWRAAGAVTPDELSGDLQVPTTDDGTSWECPRCGGEIGVVRAAALDMSIASGCCPDLTDETYHNAYQHTRRSLDAPLPEYVDHRMATERWDVVRGALQQLDFWHLDADSFNSEVTGRGDDIDGDAELTLDPAWRDSEGGESVLVFPSGTVYEAHPDHEGVLSVLRFVALDSGAISWDEFTDDEYLLSGDTFRHVYEIARMYGAPLPRWQGTDAYHTAVLPPADELVNEDIGHDERLQAARDGVADLYAEAAETDEASLLRVLPALGKTRQVFAQADEYPALYTADRKELMAEAVERANKFGVSSYILPVFAENGPPSEVTEAAAAAVRENGQHLLGQMWQLRDLVEKRLDKIDAELPDPSECDTTDEDEVQLNRESCPVANGKHGLGWWLTVHAARERGFRPQQIHENAPALFGRYLPCTCSDDEDVEDGGVTCPYTEGWETATDPEAPIDVLVGHYTYANVEGARTYSVKENDQVRKEPRVVALDEFAGDAFQRDFGDEYPDHAAWLGGALREDVDDCEDVFRKADDIWHDEVVRKWLDGDSISDEHAEISGVLGAADDALDATETAEWLLKNRRGACSDLGVEDALGRLTSLHPEWDTDVVTTVTADLTVAVTDEDNRGGHTSVLNHIDELVDRLRGTQLSDGSIKAALNTALDNAPHVDGALGSLVKDAVTGYRQRDDSARGRLNAARAALQGGREGCETLAMHAEDGYAHPLAYALLYGLLAPSDDENVATVRAESFTFGRDEGTTLNSVDYRKSSILVDRNQNGAVVNHPPGFTAGGSENPVVALDATGRSSLWELILGREVTTRDIHDSMRERREFLREVYGLQIVQTSQNAYSYEGNPSGKNLDDDIELVDKVGRQYAGVIGQKPAVITTNDVENHLEDRLSDVASATEHYGNLKGSNALADSRLAVLLGCQHFGDKFVERWAALAGGEVHRTGRGSTLNYNSPIGNELLRHMQEDQVMQAALRFGRDSGGALVFAHTAALRPDLPVVAEGMVIETFSKGAQATSDALSQLTNRRKLTVADVADALDDPPERRTVRRHLNRFTDAGFLKKDATPNGYANEFSVVKEPRPARIELPDCDTRAAEDDPGRDAQGVYYTWSVRVHPNDPQGGERREVNEAQLPAPGGAAGTEVAPVPPD; this comes from the coding sequence ATGACGTCCACTCTCTCTCTCAAGGAGTGGGCGCGGATTCTCGACGGTGATGAACCTCCAGCCCTGGAAGTAGCGCAACGGCTCGCCGATGCCCGTGACCGAAGTGTCGGCACCGCACAGGATGCTGTATATACCGCCTTGGAGCGCGGTAAACTCGTTGAGGAAGGCGAGGGTTTCGGCGGCGTTCGACTCGTGGAGGATTCCGAGTCGGAGGAACCATCGAATTCGACGAGTAGGAACTCGGATAATCCGGAGCCACGAGAGCAAAATCCCATCTCCGAGACAGAGGAAAACTCGCAGCGCGCCAGTGTGTCGCGTTATCGGAGTGTGTACCTCGACGCAGTCGAGGAAACCGGGCGAGAGTCGTGGGAATTCGTCGAGGAGGGTGCCATTCAGACAGCGCTCGATCGTATCGGATTCGCGGAGCTAGTTGATAACGGCGACCTCTTTCAGATCCGCGGATGGCGGTTCGTCGACGTGTCCGACGACGGTGAGGATCCGCGGCGGCGATGGTATTACCCGAGCGGTGACGAGCCGCGCCCCGAGGAGTTCCGGCGGTTCCATCAGGCACTTACCGCCGAAGCCCCAGACGGGTATGAACCGCATTATTTCAAGGTCCAGCCGGCGGGGAAAGCGCCCGCGCGGTGCGGCAGCTGGAAAACCGATGAGGCGCGTCTCACGATTGATGAGGCGATCGAATGGCTCCGCAATGGTGGGAACGTGGGCGTCGCCGGGCGACCGGACGACCCGCTGATTAACGTCGACATCGACGACGACGAAGCAACCACTCCGGCGGATGTCCCGACGTCGCTCCGCGCGCGGTCGCGATCGCGGACCGGGTGGCATACTTGGTATTTCGACCACGGCGACGAGGTCCCGAATATCCCGACTGACGAGTACGGCGAGGTTCGGACCGACTGGCAATACGTCGTCGCGCCGGGGTCGTTCGTCGCGTCGATGGGCGAGGAGATACCCGACGCCGCCGACGACCCCGGATACTACACGGTCGAAGACGACACCGACGTCACCGAAATAGAGTACGGCGACCTTCCTGAGGTGTTCCGTGAGGCCGCCGAGAGCGTCGTGGAGGAGGATGAGGATGCCGAGAGCGTCGACGCGTGGGACGGCGACAGCGCCGCCGCGGAGAGTAGCGATGGGCGGAGCGCTGTGTTCGATATTGAGGCGGCCGACCTCGTCCAGGCGACCGACGCCGGCGAGCGATTCACCTCAATCTTCCACGACAGCGATACGGGCGCGAATATGTCCGTTTCAGGCGATAAGCTCCATTGTTGGCGCCACGGTGTCGCTCACGGGGGACTCCAAGCGCTCGCGACGCTGTCAAGCGAGGCGTCGTACGGCTGCCGGGAACTCGGGGCGGCTCACAAAAACAGCGGCGCGGGATCGAATAAGCTCAAAGGCGATTGGCGTCTTGTATGGGCAGCGTGGTACGAGGCGAAACGACGCGGCGCCGTCCCATCGGATGACCCCGTACCGTACCGGGCGCTCCGCGGCATCGCCGTCCGCGATGGAGTCGTCGACGAGAGCGACCTCGTTGACCGCGACGGCGAGACGGGGGATATCGTCTCTGACTCCGACGATGATGACAGCGAGACGTACCGAGCGCTTCCCAGCGGAACGTACGATGAGGTTCTCGACCATATCGAGGATACGTACGGTGTCGATCCCGGCCGCGACTCACTCAACTCCGGGCGACCAGACTCCGAAAGCGACCCCGAGATCCAGAAAGGGATTGATGTGACGTTCGCCACCGAAGTCGCGTGGCGGGCCGCTGGTGCGGTCACTCCCGATGAACTTAGCGGCGACCTGCAGGTGCCGACCACCGACGACGGCACCAGTTGGGAGTGCCCGCGGTGTGGCGGCGAAATCGGTGTCGTGCGGGCAGCTGCCCTCGATATGAGCATCGCCAGCGGATGTTGCCCCGATCTCACCGACGAGACGTACCACAACGCCTACCAGCACACCCGTCGGTCGCTCGATGCCCCGCTCCCGGAGTACGTGGACCACCGGATGGCGACCGAACGCTGGGACGTGGTTCGCGGTGCCCTGCAGCAACTCGACTTCTGGCATCTTGACGCGGACAGCTTCAACAGCGAGGTGACCGGGCGCGGCGACGACATCGACGGCGACGCTGAACTGACGCTTGACCCCGCGTGGCGCGACTCTGAGGGTGGTGAATCCGTCCTCGTCTTCCCCTCGGGTACTGTCTACGAAGCCCACCCCGATCATGAGGGCGTCCTCAGCGTCCTGCGGTTCGTTGCCCTTGATTCGGGTGCCATCTCGTGGGACGAGTTTACCGACGACGAGTACCTGCTCTCGGGCGACACCTTCCGGCACGTTTACGAGATTGCCCGGATGTACGGAGCACCGCTCCCTCGCTGGCAGGGAACCGACGCTTATCACACCGCTGTCCTGCCACCAGCGGACGAACTCGTCAACGAGGATATCGGGCACGACGAACGCCTGCAGGCCGCACGTGACGGGGTTGCCGACCTCTATGCAGAGGCTGCCGAGACCGACGAGGCCTCGCTACTCCGCGTCTTGCCGGCACTGGGCAAGACTCGACAAGTGTTCGCGCAGGCCGACGAGTATCCTGCACTCTACACTGCCGATCGCAAGGAACTGATGGCTGAGGCCGTGGAACGGGCGAACAAATTCGGTGTCTCCTCGTACATCCTTCCAGTGTTCGCGGAGAACGGCCCGCCGTCGGAGGTAACCGAAGCGGCGGCCGCCGCCGTTCGGGAGAATGGCCAGCACCTGCTCGGTCAGATGTGGCAACTCAGAGATCTCGTCGAAAAGCGTCTTGACAAGATCGATGCGGAACTTCCCGACCCCAGCGAGTGCGACACCACCGACGAGGACGAGGTACAACTTAACCGGGAGAGCTGCCCGGTCGCGAACGGTAAGCACGGACTCGGGTGGTGGCTCACTGTTCACGCCGCTCGTGAACGAGGCTTCCGCCCACAGCAGATCCACGAGAACGCGCCGGCGCTGTTCGGTCGCTATCTCCCGTGTACCTGCAGCGACGACGAGGACGTTGAGGACGGGGGGGTCACCTGTCCGTACACCGAAGGATGGGAGACTGCGACTGATCCCGAGGCTCCTATCGATGTCCTCGTCGGTCACTACACTTACGCAAACGTCGAGGGGGCTCGCACCTACTCGGTGAAGGAGAACGACCAGGTGCGAAAGGAGCCTCGTGTCGTTGCGCTTGATGAATTCGCCGGTGACGCCTTCCAGCGTGACTTCGGAGACGAGTACCCCGACCACGCCGCGTGGCTCGGCGGCGCTCTTCGCGAGGACGTCGACGACTGCGAGGACGTCTTCCGGAAAGCCGATGACATCTGGCACGACGAGGTTGTCCGCAAGTGGCTCGACGGCGACAGCATCAGCGACGAACACGCGGAGATCTCTGGCGTCCTCGGCGCGGCAGACGACGCTCTGGACGCTACCGAAACCGCCGAGTGGCTTCTCAAAAATCGACGAGGCGCCTGCAGCGATCTTGGCGTTGAGGACGCTCTCGGTCGCCTCACGAGCCTGCACCCTGAATGGGACACCGACGTCGTGACGACCGTCACAGCGGATCTCACAGTCGCTGTTACCGACGAGGACAACCGAGGCGGGCACACCAGCGTCCTGAACCACATCGACGAGCTGGTCGACCGACTCCGTGGAACCCAACTGAGCGACGGGAGCATCAAAGCCGCACTCAACACCGCCCTTGATAACGCCCCGCACGTCGACGGGGCGCTCGGCAGCCTCGTTAAGGATGCCGTCACGGGCTACCGCCAGCGCGATGACAGCGCTCGCGGACGGCTTAATGCCGCGCGGGCGGCCCTACAGGGCGGCCGTGAAGGGTGCGAGACGCTCGCTATGCACGCCGAGGACGGCTACGCCCATCCACTGGCCTACGCGCTACTGTACGGCCTGCTGGCCCCCAGCGACGACGAGAACGTTGCGACCGTCCGCGCGGAGAGCTTCACCTTCGGCCGAGATGAGGGGACGACCCTCAACTCGGTGGACTACCGGAAGAGCAGCATCCTCGTCGACCGCAACCAGAACGGTGCCGTCGTGAATCACCCGCCGGGGTTCACCGCTGGCGGCAGTGAAAATCCGGTTGTTGCTCTTGACGCGACCGGACGCTCAAGCCTTTGGGAGCTGATTCTCGGTCGCGAGGTGACCACCCGTGACATCCACGACTCGATGCGCGAGCGACGAGAGTTCCTCAGAGAGGTCTACGGCCTACAGATCGTCCAGACGAGCCAGAACGCATACTCCTACGAGGGCAACCCGAGCGGAAAGAACCTCGATGACGATATCGAACTCGTGGACAAGGTCGGCCGCCAGTACGCCGGTGTCATCGGCCAGAAGCCTGCCGTAATCACCACGAACGACGTCGAAAATCATCTTGAGGACCGCCTGAGCGATGTTGCTTCAGCCACCGAACACTACGGGAACCTAAAAGGATCGAACGCGCTGGCCGATTCCCGGCTGGCCGTTTTGCTTGGGTGCCAGCACTTCGGCGACAAGTTCGTTGAGCGGTGGGCCGCACTTGCCGGCGGGGAAGTCCACCGGACGGGCCGGGGGTCGACGCTCAATTACAACTCCCCGATCGGAAACGAACTGCTCCGGCATATGCAGGAGGATCAGGTGATGCAGGCCGCGCTCCGGTTCGGCCGCGACTCTGGCGGCGCTCTCGTCTTCGCACATACTGCGGCCCTTCGCCCCGATCTCCCGGTCGTCGCGGAGGGCATGGTCATCGAGACGTTCTCGAAAGGCGCACAGGCGACCAGCGACGCACTCTCCCAGCTTACTAATCGTCGGAAGCTTACCGTGGCCGACGTCGCTGACGCGCTTGACGACCCGCCAGAGCGGCGCACAGTGCGACGACACCTCAACCGCTTCACTGATGCCGGGTTCCTCAAGAAGGACGCGACGCCGAACGGCTACGCGAACGAGTTCTCGGTGGTCAAGGAACCGCGGCCTGCACGGATTGAACTACCCGACTGCGACACCCGTGCCGCCGAGGACGACCCCGGACGAGACGCACAGGGTGTTTACTATACGTGGTCTGTCCGGGTTCATCCGAACGACCCACAGGGTGGTGAGCGTCGCGAGGTGAACGAGGCGCAACTACCAGCACCTGGTGGGGCTGCTGGGACCGAGGTGGCCCCGGTGCCGCCGGACTGA
- a CDS encoding transposase: protein MFKENNEYQQEKLFSPVKNLSTSIEEKLQNHWSTHFHQHIFTQIDETKFERLYHDGYSRPNKPVNELVSLEIIKHLLGLSDEELEYAYIFDFRVRNALGKETLGDNICQKTFTNFRRRLMEHEEETGQDLLHEVFEDHRNYFQEEFEIDASTQRMDSTFIEANIKQLSRVDLFAKVLHNFLCDLPEEIVQELPAGIDEFADTDNLELSYQLEPGEIPATIASCPLWLKRPVADT from the coding sequence GTGTTTAAAGAAAATAACGAGTATCAACAGGAAAAGCTATTTTCGCCTGTAAAGAACCTTTCTACCAGTATTGAAGAGAAATTACAAAATCACTGGTCAACTCATTTTCATCAACATATATTTACTCAGATAGATGAAACAAAGTTCGAGCGGCTATACCACGACGGGTATAGCCGTCCGAACAAGCCCGTCAATGAGCTTGTCTCACTGGAGATTATCAAACACCTGCTTGGTCTCTCTGACGAAGAACTTGAATACGCCTATATCTTCGATTTTCGCGTCAGAAACGCACTTGGGAAAGAAACACTCGGCGACAACATCTGCCAAAAGACGTTCACCAATTTCCGCCGGCGGTTGATGGAACACGAAGAAGAGACTGGTCAGGATCTGTTACACGAGGTTTTCGAAGATCATCGCAACTATTTCCAAGAAGAGTTTGAGATCGATGCCAGTACGCAGCGGATGGATTCAACGTTTATCGAGGCGAACATCAAGCAACTCTCCCGTGTTGATCTCTTCGCCAAAGTTCTCCACAACTTCCTGTGCGATCTCCCTGAGGAGATCGTACAGGAGTTGCCCGCTGGTATCGACGAGTTCGCAGACACCGATAACTTGGAACTGTCCTACCAGCTTGAACCAGGCGAGATTCCAGCAACCATCGCTAGTTGTCCACTCTGGCTCAAGAGACCAGTTGCTGACACGTAG